A window of the Henckelia pumila isolate YLH828 chromosome 3, ASM3356847v2, whole genome shotgun sequence genome harbors these coding sequences:
- the LOC140888115 gene encoding uncharacterized protein At5g39865-like gives MKGIIIRKLKSLTIPTAWKPAGLAQQTTTTPIQLFQATAKEHNKLKDSELYEDATDHEDMASRRPNICIQEKTDQNPTKFIVLPTQEIDGNSSKYSIPSDQETTECNFNSQLTGNESVILYTTSLRGIRKTFEDCGTIRFLLQSFRIVYYERDVSMHLEYREELWGILGRRVIPPKLFIRGRCIGGADEVVGLHEKGMLINLVKGIPLNPSNYPCKGCGGIHFVLCSRCNGSRKVMSSEGQNAGSPIRCQNCNENGLIKCMFCS, from the coding sequence ATGAAAGGAATAATAATCAGAAAACTGAAATCTCTCACCATTCCCACAGCTTGGAAGCCAGCTGGCCTAGCTCAACAAACCACCACGACTCCGATTCAACTCTTTCAAGCTACTGCTAAAGAACACAACAAACTCAAAGATTCCGAGCTGTACGAGGATGCTACGGATCATGAAGATATGGCTTCACGTCGTCCCAACATATGTATCCAAGAAAAAACAGACCAAAATCCCACCAAATTTATCGTACTTCCTACTCAAGAAATAGATGGCAATTCGTCTAAGTACTCCATTccatcagatcaagaaacaacCGAGTGCAACTTCAACTCCCAGTTAACAGGAAACGAATCGGTCATACTTTACACAACAAGCCTCAGGGGGATCCGGAAGACGTTCGAGGATTGCGGCACGATCCGGTTCCTGCTACAAAGTTTCCGGATAGTTTACTACGAAAGAGATGTCTCCATGCACTTGGAATACAGAGAGGAGCTTTGGGGAATCCTAGGTCGTAGAGTTATCCCGCCTAAACTTTTCATCAGAGGGAGGTGCATCGGAGGAGCCGACGAAGTCGTGGGATTGCATGAAAAGGGAATGCTGATAAATCTAGTGAAAGGGATACCTTTGAACCCTTCGAATTATCCTTGCAAAGGGTGCGGCGGGATTCATTTCGTGCTGTGTTCTAGGTGTAATGGTAGCCGGAAAGTGATGTCGTCGGAGGGACAAAATGCGGGATCGCCAATCCGGTGCCAGAATTGCAACGAGAATGGATTGATCAAGTGCATGTTTTGTAGCTAG
- the LOC140891979 gene encoding probable E3 ubiquitin-protein ligase BAH1-like yields the protein MKFGETFTEYLQAHHERFIEESTHVEYKRLKKVLKSCRRCRDLKDSSENNGEDDPLSPCCQYESCPLCDKKFFSELTKEASDIAWCFSSRVRRLFNLQDHGMKRCITSFRRCFTSPQNGKAEECRMLVEYAMMNAVAMRKILKKYDKVHSSDNGKKFKSKMRSEHMEILRSPWLIELGAFFVNLRESDSGKLDEVLNPFSCDLSSSDPVMTLTLPDNEKLEYSLTCAICLELVFKPYALGCGHLLCKICACSAASVMIFQGLKVADSDSKCPSCREAGVYGNAVHMMELSLLLKKHCKEYWNERLVSERAEMVKQSKIYWDLQSKYMIGY from the exons ATGAAATTTGGGGAAACGTTCACCGAGTATTTGCAGGCGCATCACGAGAGGTTTATCGAGGAATCGACTCACGTCGAGTACAAAAGGCTCAAAAAGGTTCTCAAAAGTTGCAGGAGATGCCGGGATCTCAAGGATTCTTCTGAAAACAATGGAGAAGACGATCCTTTATCCCCGTGTTGCCAATACGAGTCTTGCCCAC TATGTGATAAGAAGTTCTTTTCTGAATTGACTAAGGAGGCTTCGGACATTGCCTGGTGCTTTAGTTCGAGAGTGAGACGCCTCTTCAATCTTCAAGACCATGGAATGAAAAGATGCATCACAAGCTTCCGCCGATGTTTTACGAGCCCCCAAAATGGCAAGGCAGAAGAATGTCGAATGCTAGTTGAATATGCTATGATGAATGCTGTTGCTATGCGGAAAATCCTCAAGAAGTATGATAAA GTGCACAGTTCTGATAACGGCAAGAAATTCAAATCTAAAATGCGGTCAGAACACATGGAGATTCTACGATCGCCGTGGTTGATAGAACTTGGGGCTTTCTTTGTCAATCTGAGAGAATCTGACAGTGGAAAGCTTGATGAAGTACTCAATCCATTCTCTTGTGATTTAAGTTCTTCCGACCCTGTAATGACGTTGACACTTCCAGACAATGAGAAACTAGAATACAGTCTAACATGTGCTATTTGCTTG GAACTTGTTTTCAAACCATATGCATTGGGATGTGGGCATCTCTTGTGCAAAATATGTGCTTGTTCTGCAGCTTCTGTAATGATCTTTCAAGGCCTCAAGGTAGCAGATTCAGATTCAAAATGCCCCTCCTGCAGAGAG GCGGGCGTGTATGGCAACGCGGTACACATGATGGAATTATCTTTGCTCTTGAAGAAACA TTGCAAGGAATACTGGAATGAGAGATTGGTTTCCGAACGAGCTGAAATGGTGAAGCAATCGAAGATCTACTGGGATTTGCAATCCAAGTATATGATTGGATATTGA